The following coding sequences lie in one Amycolatopsis cihanbeyliensis genomic window:
- a CDS encoding SMI1/KNR4 family protein: MREFFGGENFFTGVPATAEMISEAEAELGYVLPRAYLDLIRERNGGSPKAACFPTPFPTSWAEDHIKIDAILGLGGEFGIAGGAEAGSRYLIEEWGYPPIGVVICAMPSGGHDAVLLDYSDCGPNGEPAVAYVDEDRVPRRLAGSFAEFLAGLCPCERFETND, from the coding sequence ATGCGCGAATTTTTCGGAGGTGAAAACTTTTTCACCGGCGTGCCGGCGACCGCAGAGATGATCAGTGAGGCGGAAGCCGAGCTCGGCTACGTCCTGCCGCGCGCCTATCTTGACCTGATCCGGGAGCGGAATGGTGGTAGCCCGAAAGCGGCATGCTTTCCTACTCCCTTCCCGACGTCCTGGGCCGAAGATCACATCAAGATCGACGCGATCCTGGGTTTGGGCGGGGAGTTCGGGATCGCCGGTGGCGCGGAGGCCGGTAGCAGGTACCTCATCGAGGAATGGGGGTATCCACCTATCGGCGTCGTGATCTGCGCCATGCCGTCCGGCGGGCATGATGCCGTGCTTCTCGACTATTCGGACTGCGGCCCGAATGGCGAGCCGGCGGTGGCCTATGTGGACGAGGATCGGGTTCCTCGCCGCCTCGCGGGCAGCTTCGCCGAGTTCCTCGCCGGGTTGTGTCCTTGCGAGCGGTTCGAGACCAACGACTAG